Part of the Brassica oleracea var. oleracea cultivar TO1000 chromosome C8, BOL, whole genome shotgun sequence genome is shown below.
CTACAGTAAGAACCATGTTTTGTACACTGTAATAAATAATAATTCCATCTGAAGAGTTTGTCTGAAAATCACTTTACTATGTTTCGTGTAAATACATACTGTATGTATTAATATTTTACATTGGTTTATCTTGATTGGGTTGGTTATAGTATATGATTTGGATTAACAACAGAAAACTGCTTTTATTGAATAAAATTAGATAATATTTACAACTTATATAGCAAACAATGACGCAAAGAATATAGTTTCAGAGCTGTACGAACGTAAAGAGAAAAAAATACGTATAGGAGAATAGTACGTTTTTGTTTTGTTTGGGAAGGTGTTTATTTGGAAAGCAAGTGACGTGCCCGTTGATTAGCTCCTTGAACACGGTTGTTAAGCTCATCAATATCGCCGTCCAGATGATCCAGAGCCTTGTTTTGCCTGCAATAATAATGACAATAAGTACTCATAAGTATAAAAAATGTGTGAAAATACGTATGTATGCAAGTGTGTTATCTGACTTGTCGAGCTCAGATCCCATGTCAAGGGCCATGCCCTTAAGATCACCCAAAATGTCACTTAAATCTGAAAGTCCATCGTCTTGCTTTGCCTTCTCTTGCTGCACACATCAAAACATACCATTTTTTTGAGATTCTCAAATTAATACCAAGTTAAGAATTTGAAGAATAAGAAGAAGACAAACACCTCCACTTTCTGCATAGCGTTTGTTGGTTGGTCTGATGGTATCGGTTGGCTGCTTGATCGTCCTTTCGCAGCCAAACCAAGTTTCTCTCGCTCTTCTTTGTTATTCGCGCTCTTCTTCGACGCTTTATCTAAACCATTCAACCAAACACATGATCTTAATCAAGAATCAAGAATCAATTATCAATGATCAAGAATCATTTGAGAGTCTCCGGAAAAGTTAACGCAATAAGAAGCACATATATTTCCATAATTTGACGTATACAAATTTTTTGATGTTCAGCATAAACATTAACTTATCATGGTGATGTTTAAATTAATAATGCAAATATCTAATGATTATTCCCGCATTTGTGGATTGAACACCTAGTTAAATAATATGAAGATTGAGATGATACAATATGTGAATTATAGTCTCTACCTGGTGTGATCATAGGTCCTGCGATCTCTTTACCCTTCTTAGGTTTCCATGGCTTAGAAAACATTCCTCCTAAACTGTTCAAAAGCTTCTCTCCCTGCTCTCAAACAACATTTATCAACAATCATAAAAGAGAAACAGAACATCTATGTAAAAAAAAGTTAAGAAACGGCAATTACCCGACCGAGATCTTTATCCATTTCAACAGCCATAACATGAGTCCTGTTAATCTGTTCACCTTGCGCGTGCAACATATCAAGCGTCCTCGTAGCGTCCGATCTTATATCTTCAGCGATCTTAAGACAGTTGTTGACACCTTTGGTTGTTTCTTCGGCTTTATAAACCGCGTACTTCTCTAAATCCTCCGTCGTCTGGCTCTGCAGATCACCAGAGTTGCTGAAACCCTTCTTGTACTTGTCGTCATCTTCGTCGAAATCTGGTGTTATGAGGACTGGTTCCGAAGAAGTTCTTCTTCCTCCATTGATTGTTCCTCCTCCTTTGTTGTTTGATGATTCGTTGGGAACTTTGTTGTTCCCCGGAGATTTTAAGAATCCAAACATTTATTCGACAATGAGAGAAAGACTATTGATTGAGATGTCGTCTCCAAAGAGAAGATTCAGATTAAAGAAAAATCTAGAGAAAGGAAAAGGAAAATGGTTATCCAAAAATAGAAACATGTGAATTTCAAGAACGGATCAAAAGAATTGTTTAGATTCTCTCTCTGTTTGTAAGCCAATGAAAGGAACCAGAGATGAAGGGGAGACATCACGACAAGTCCTTTGTTTCTCTCCTACTTTCAGACCGTTAAGAGTGTCTCTGTTCTGTTAATGACCAAAACATGTTGCTACGTTTTGATTTGAGTAAGTCTCCTTGGTTCTGGTACGGTAATGCCAAAGTCCAAAGGCTTGGATCGTTTAAAACCTCTGCTCTATCATCGCATCTCATCATATTCAGCGTTTCTGCGAAGGTGAACTCGACTTCAAAGTCAAAATTGTCAATCGATTCTGCCATCGTTGCACATCAGCCAAAGGTCCAATTCATACACTTATCTATGCTTGTCATTGTTTGTTTGGGGAAGTCGATGCTCGTCATCACTTCCAACGAGCCAATAACTGTCACGATGAGCCTCTTCTTTTCGGTTATGGCATCCCTTGCTATTCCGGATGAGGTCTCTAGAACCGGAATTTATGGTTCAACTCTCTCTGACCAGGCTACTCTAATGAAGTCTCTGACTTCAGCTGCTCAAGCTCCGACAATGGCAACCATGCTGTTTGTTTCACTGTTAAATTCACCAATGGAATCGGAGAAGAAAAGAATTTCAACTGCCTCACCATCTCGCTTATCGATCTTTTTGCTACTCTGATGTGTTGAGATTCACATAGTCTCCCGGGGCAACATAGACGGGAGCTGTTCTCTTTCGTTTGACGGGTGCGCTAGCCTCTGTTGGTTTCCCACCTCCCACCCCTCTTCAAACCCCTTTCACTAGGGTATTTCAACGTCTTTTCAGACTATTTAAAGCTCTTTCGAGCTGTGATTTCAAGGATTCAAGTGAAGATTATCCGTGGATCTCTCTACTTCGAACTAGTCTCTCTTTGTAACACTTCTATCTTAGGTTTTATTATTGTTGTTCATCTTACCGTCGAGCATACCTCCGGTTATAAATGTTGTAGCGCCTTAAGTTTGAATTAATGAAATTTGTAACAAAAAAAAAGAGGCGGTCGCAAGATCTAAGTGAGTGTTTATAACATTAAAAGAGTTAATAAAAAGATATGAAAATCTGTACTACAGATGAAAAGGTTAGTTTATTAAACAGTTTCTGAAGATTTTTTTTCTTCTTCTTACAAGAAACTCTAATCCTGATTTACAAAAGGTAATTATAAAATACAAAAAGAAAAAGACTCAAGGTCTTGAACTATACAGAGAACACAACATATACACAACATCCAGCTTTGGATTTTCTTAAATAATGCATTTACACATACACAAGATCCTAGAGCAGAGTAACAATGGAGATTGGAGACCATTATTCATTTACTTCCTCCTAGAGAACTCATCCCATGGGTCTTCTTGACCAAAGATCTCGTCGATAATGTTGGAAGTTGGAAGAAAATCAATCTTCTTAGTCCAACAATGATCAAATGAATAAAAATGATCCTCCACAAGATCATTGCAGTGGCGCCAGTAGTTCCCAACGTTAGATTCCTCTCTGTTTACGTTGGACTGGAAGTCATCGGACATGCACGAATCTTCTTCTGCATCTCCTGAGAGGCCGTTTCCGGTTTTTTTCTCATCTGGAGTTTCAGGACCATAAAAAGTGTTGTCATACTCTACTTGCCACTCATCATCGTCACTATCGATGTCCAAGCTTCTAGAACGATTCTGAACAGCTCGTCTTCGCAGGATGAAGACGTTGAAATAGTAGCTCACAATCTCCTTCATGGTTCGCGAAGGAAACGCAGACTTTAAGTGCTTCCATAAATCCCGGTCAAGTGAAACCGGGTTGGAGTAAACAACCTCGTGGAATAGATCTTCCTCGTCCTCGGTTAGTTTACCAGCGACTTCCTCTCCCATTTCACCGAGACCTATGCTTAGACATCTTTCGTATCCGATAGTTTCGAATAAGCCCTCTCTGTTCTCAATGATATGCTGCTGCACGCACCTGATGGAGCCTTTATCCACGCAAATGCATTCTTTTCTTCCTTTACCGATTTCAAAGAACTCGGTTTCACGGTCAGGCATTGGAATGACGCACTTCCCCATCAGTTGCTCTTCGTTGTGATTAGCATCACGGACTTCTTCCTTGACACATTCAGGAATATCAGCCTGGTAATCCGACCCAATTGGAACTTGTTTTCTAGGAGAACTCTGACACCAATCAACATCGTCTGCCGGGTAATCTGACTCAGGAGATTCGTGAGAAAGGGTAGACTGAGTCGTAGCATCCTCCTCGGATGTGATCCAAGAGAAAGGTGCGTTGGTCTCAAACCCCTCCTCAACATTATCCTCACATTTAACACTGTAGAGATCACTCAGATCCTCTCCTGCTAATAAAACACAGCGCAAGACAAACAAGAATTAAGCAGCATGCTTAACTTTATCATGTTAACCCATCTGCAACTGCTGCATACTATTATTACCTATGACAAGACCAGACTTCTCCGGTGAAACACGATATGGAACTCCATCATCTAGTTTGGGAAGCTTGTTGCAATAACTAATCTCTCTTGCATGCTTCATGTTGAGCTCTTGCACATCCTCAGCTTCAAAAGTGCGCTTAACACCCATATTTTTTTGTACCTGTAAAATGAAAAACCAAAAGCAAATTTAGTTACTTGGCGTGGAGGTTATCTTATGTCAACTGCTACTTATATAACATCCACACACTAACATGTAACAAACAACAAGTCTATAACGCTGAGAGCTCTAAGTCCCATGTTAAGTTAAGTACTGAGGGGAATTTAATTAAAAGTACAAAACCCCCAAATGAATATGAGTAAATTAAAAAATCCCCAAATCTGAACGAAACCCTAACCCTAGATTTCAATTCACGGCGTAGATCAACAAATCAGGAATCAAAAATCAAAGAATTGGCTAATTCTCGGAATAACAGACACAAGCCCTCTGTTAATTAACAGATTTGACAAACCCTAGAAAATCGAAATCTAAAACAATTGGGGAAAACTAGAAATTAAGAATGAATCCGATAAGAATAACAAAATGAATTAAACACCTAAACGAAAAATTGATCAGATCTGTTGTTTACAGATCTAGATCTAGCTCAAACCCTAGATTTGACCACAACCAATGGATGATATCAAAACAGGTATCAATCGAAAGATGGAATCAAGAGGAAAACGAAAATTACAATTGATTCGAAGATAGATCTGGAAGAAGGAAGAGATCTGAACACGAATTCAAGAAAAAATAAATTTGGGGGAAGACCCGGCCCGGATTAAATTCGGATACCGAGACAGCACCGAATGAGCTGTACCTTATAAAAACACTTTAAACGATTTGAAATTACAAAATTATCCTCGCCGTTTACCAGCACGTGCCCAACTTGCTTTGGCATATCCGCGTCTCTCTTTGTAAACCGAAACGTAATTCGTATTCAATTTGAACAAACCGGACCAAGCAAACTCAACCGGTTATAATCTAATCCTCTCTCATAAACCCTAAATTCCCAAATCAGATTCTCACGCGACCTTTCTCTCGACAACACTCTCGACTTTTTGCTTCCGGTTTCGATCTTTCGCTGATTGTATACAGATTCCGTACATCTACAGTTCGTTGCATCTGCTCGTGATCTGAGTAAGTATAGCTTATCTCTTTTGATTCATGAAAAGCCCACTTTCGTGGATCAATTTACTCGAATTATACTTTTACTTGCTTGATTTCTTAATGATCCATTGATCCCTAATGTTACTTATTGATATAGCTATAGAAAGTTGGATGCTTTGAATCTGGGGTCTTTGCCTATCCCTTAGTTATGTGTTTGATGTCCTTTAGCTGTTAGAAACGATTGTTATCATCATATTAGCTTTGGATCTCAAGTTCTATGTTGTTCCATTTTGTAGGTAGTGTGACAAGTTCAGACCAATGGCGCTTGTTGTGATTTGTGGGCAACCTTGCAGTGGGAAGTCAACAGCTGCAGTAGCCTTATCCGAAGCACTGAAAGAATCTGAAACGAAGCAGAACGTTAGAATCATCGACGAGGCTTCGTTTCATCTAGACCGCAACCAGAACTATGCCAACATGCCCGCAGAGAAGATGCTTAGAGGAAAGCTTAGGTCGGATGTCGATAGATCTGTTTCGAGAGGAGACATTGTTATCGTAGATTCCTTGAACAGCATCAAAGGTTACAGATACGAGCTGTGGTGTATTGCGCGTGCCGCTGGGATTAGGTACTGTGTTCTCTTCTGTGATGTGGATGAAGATCGTTGCAGGGAGTGGAATAAGGAACGTGAGGGTAGAGGCGAGGCTTCGTATGACGATGGTATATTCGAAGATCTGGTGAGAAGGTTCGAGAAACCTGAGAGGAGAAACCGATGGGATTCGCCTCTCTTTGAGCTGTACCCTTCTAGAGATGGGATAGAGAAATCATCTCCTGTGGTTTTAGAAGCTGTGACCTATCTGACCAAGACTGTTGATTCCAAAACTCAAGACGTGAGGATACTCCAACCGAGTATCGCGACTCAGTCTGCGAGATTCTCAGAAGCGAATTCTCTTTACGAGTTGGACAGAGCGACACAAGAAGTTATTAATGCGATCGTGGAACAACAAGCGCTTGGTGGGGCTATAAGCAGAGTTACTCTTGGTAATGATCTTCCTCCAATCGAAATCTCCAGACCAATTGGACTACCGGAGCTTGGTAGGCTTCGGAGAACGTTTGTTAAGTTGATGGGTCAATCGAGTCTGAGCGGGCCACCGGTACCAACTGACGCAAACAGTGGAAAGAGACGGTTTGTGGATTACTTGAACAGAGAGTTTGGAGGTAATAACGCTTGAAATTGGTGGGTGAAGAAACATTTTACAGTTTGTTTTTTCATCTTCTCAACACAAGTCAAGTTTACACTCTGTGCTCTTGAGTGAAAAGTTGTGGACAAATTGATGTATTTTTCTTATGCAAACATATAATTATCATTTATCAAGTTAAACAGTTTTTTTTTGTGTAATAATATCTTTCCAGTTCTTGAATGACTCTGTCTTTGAACATGGGTACGACTAAAAGGGGCTAAAAGGTATTTTATTGGCCCATAAAGTTATAAAGTTGCGCAGTTTCAGCTAGTGTTGTACCATACCAGCATGTCTACTCAAAAACTATCTTCATTTCAGGCTAATGTTGATAGAAGAGAAACAAATTACTTTTCACTTTCACTCTGACGATATCTTGAAACTGCCTTTTGTTTAGTGTCAGCTAGTGTTGTACCAGTTCGGTTTTACATTGTCTTTTGCATCTTGCAGATACTGTGTTAGACATCGCTTGCGCTCTAAGTAGATAAAAGTATCTCCAAAAATAATTTGACTGTACATTAAAACGGAAAAGGCAAACCAATTTTGGAGATGCGGGGGATCGAACCCCGTGCCTCTCGCATGCAAAGCGAGCGCTCTACCATTTGAGCTACATCCCCATATGACTAAAGCTTCAATTACGTTAAATAAATACGGTTTTCGACTAAAAAGTCTATCATAACAACAAACTACGAAGAAGTAGAAAGTACAACTAACAAAACTGAAATAGCTACGAATAAGTAGTAAGTACAACTAACAAAACTGAGATGATTAATGAGATAACAGGTTAACCACACAATTATCTTAGATGCTGCGTGCAACAACCCGAGAGGGCCCCCGCATAGTTTGTCAGTTTCTTTTTCTTATTGTACGTTACAAATCCAACTTACTAAATATACTTTTATTTTTCTCTAAAAATGTTCACACTTAAATACAATCAGTTTTTATTCACACTACAAACCATATATCGTATTTGGAACTTTGTAACCAACTGATTGGCTTACAAGTTTCTTTACACTATATATATATTTATCAAATCAACTTTCATTTTCCAAGTTCTCTACATCATATCCTGTCTATTTCGTGCTTCTCCTAAAAGAGTGATCTTAAGACCCAATCATCATGAGAATGTTTCTAGCTCTCTTCCTTCTCTTGGCCTTGACCACATCTTCAAGTAAGTACCTTTCTTCTCTTCTTGGTATACGGTCCAATAACAGTATTTAAGATTTTCTTGCTGTGTCTCTCTTTCTCTATAGGTGCAACTTACTGTCTCTGCAAAGAAGGGACAGTAGACAACGCACTTCAAGCATCAATAGACTATGCTTGTGGAAAATTAGATTGTAACCCAATCCTTGACAAGGGTGCTTGTTATCAACCAAACACCATCAAAAGCCACTGTGATTGGGCTGTTAACAGCTACTTCCAGAATCAAGATCAAGCCCCTGGAAGCTGCGACTTCACTGGAACTGCCACT
Proteins encoded:
- the LOC106307849 gene encoding PLASMODESMATA CALLOSE-BINDING PROTEIN 1-like, producing the protein MRMFLALFLLLALTTSSSATYCLCKEGTVDNALQASIDYACGKLDCNPILDKGACYQPNTIKSHCDWAVNSYFQNQDQAPGSCDFTGTATTSQNPPSNLVTGCVYPSSPSSPGSLPSTTPSPGTNKTNSAASLVISPAFAICLSTLAFLM
- the LOC106307476 gene encoding uncharacterized protein LOC106307476 isoform X2, with the translated sequence MGVKRTFEAEDVQELNMKHAREISYCNKLPKLDDGVPYRVSPEKSGLVIGEDLSDLYSVKCEDNVEEGFETNAPFSWITSEEDATTQSTLSHESPESDYPADDVDWCQSSPRKQVPIGSDYQADIPECVKEEVRDANHNEEQLMGKCVIPMPDRETEFFEIGKGRKECICVDKGSIRCVQQHIIENREGLFETIGYERCLSIGLGEMGEEVAGKLTEDEEDLFHEVVYSNPVSLDRDLWKHLKSAFPSRTMKEIVSYYFNVFILRRRAVQNRSRSLDIDSDDDEWQVEYDNTFYGPETPDEKKTGNGLSGDAEEDSCMSDDFQSNVNREESNVGNYWRHCNDLVEDHFYSFDHCWTKKIDFLPTSNIIDEIFGQEDPWDEFSRRK
- the LOC106307685 gene encoding protein KTI12 homolog codes for the protein MALVVICGQPCSGKSTAAVALSEALKESETKQNVRIIDEASFHLDRNQNYANMPAEKMLRGKLRSDVDRSVSRGDIVIVDSLNSIKGYRYELWCIARAAGIRYCVLFCDVDEDRCREWNKEREGRGEASYDDGIFEDLVRRFEKPERRNRWDSPLFELYPSRDGIEKSSPVVLEAVTYLTKTVDSKTQDVRILQPSIATQSARFSEANSLYELDRATQEVINAIVEQQALGGAISRVTLGNDLPPIEISRPIGLPELGRLRRTFVKLMGQSSLSGPPVPTDANSGKRRFVDYLNREFGGNNA
- the LOC106307476 gene encoding uncharacterized protein LOC106307476 isoform X1, whose protein sequence is MGVKRTFEAEDVQELNMKHAREISYCNKLPKLDDGVPYRVSPEKSGLVIAGEDLSDLYSVKCEDNVEEGFETNAPFSWITSEEDATTQSTLSHESPESDYPADDVDWCQSSPRKQVPIGSDYQADIPECVKEEVRDANHNEEQLMGKCVIPMPDRETEFFEIGKGRKECICVDKGSIRCVQQHIIENREGLFETIGYERCLSIGLGEMGEEVAGKLTEDEEDLFHEVVYSNPVSLDRDLWKHLKSAFPSRTMKEIVSYYFNVFILRRRAVQNRSRSLDIDSDDDEWQVEYDNTFYGPETPDEKKTGNGLSGDAEEDSCMSDDFQSNVNREESNVGNYWRHCNDLVEDHFYSFDHCWTKKIDFLPTSNIIDEIFGQEDPWDEFSRRK
- the LOC106311009 gene encoding putative SNAP25 homologous protein SNAP30; its protein translation is MFGFLKSPGNNKVPNESSNNKGGGTINGGRRTSSEPVLITPDFDEDDDKYKKGFSNSGDLQSQTTEDLEKYAVYKAEETTKGVNNCLKIAEDIRSDATRTLDMLHAQGEQINRTHVMAVEMDKDLGRGEKLLNSLGGMFSKPWKPKKGKEIAGPMITPDKASKKSANNKEEREKLGLAAKGRSSSQPIPSDQPTNAMQKVEQEKAKQDDGLSDLSDILGDLKGMALDMGSELDKQNKALDHLDGDIDELNNRVQGANQRARHLLSK